From Mucilaginibacter rubeus, a single genomic window includes:
- a CDS encoding ROK family protein, which translates to MSNIKVIGIDLGATNIRGAVVSNNVIGNIASQRIKSDGSVEDVLNDIYTVVDALLLNDTASAIGIGVPSVVDVAEGIVYDVQYIPSWKEVPLKKLMQERYNIPVYVNNDANCFAVGELYFGKGKNADSMVGVTLGTGLGTGIIANGKLYAGHNCGAGEIGLFPYIDNILEYYCSGSFFNNVYGLDGVQVFKDAQAGDEQALKLYAELGTHVGNAVKMVMYAYDPELIILGGSVSHAFEYFKETMWQQVKTFAYTKTLERIKIEISELQNSGIVGAAALYYDNQK; encoded by the coding sequence ATGAGCAACATAAAAGTTATAGGTATTGACCTGGGCGCTACCAATATTCGCGGCGCTGTGGTTAGCAATAATGTAATTGGAAATATCGCATCGCAACGAATTAAAAGCGATGGCAGTGTAGAGGATGTGCTGAACGATATTTATACCGTTGTTGATGCCCTTTTACTAAATGATACCGCCAGCGCTATCGGCATAGGTGTACCCAGCGTTGTTGATGTGGCCGAAGGTATTGTTTATGATGTGCAATACATTCCGTCATGGAAAGAAGTTCCCTTAAAAAAACTAATGCAGGAGCGTTATAATATCCCGGTATATGTAAATAATGATGCTAATTGCTTTGCCGTGGGCGAGTTATATTTTGGCAAGGGCAAAAATGCTGATAGCATGGTTGGCGTTACGCTTGGCACAGGTTTGGGCACCGGCATAATCGCCAATGGTAAATTGTATGCAGGCCACAATTGCGGTGCCGGCGAGATTGGGCTATTCCCTTATATCGATAACATTCTTGAATACTATTGTAGTGGCTCGTTCTTTAACAATGTGTACGGATTGGATGGCGTACAGGTATTTAAGGATGCACAGGCAGGAGATGAACAGGCGTTAAAGTTATATGCGGAGCTGGGTACTCATGTAGGTAATGCAGTTAAAATGGTAATGTACGCTTATGACCCCGAGTTGATCATTCTTGGCGGCTCTGTAAGCCACGCTTTTGAATATTTTAAGGAAACCATGTGGCAGCAGGTAAAAACATTTGCCTATACCAAAACGCTTGAACGCATTAAAATAGAGATCTCCGAATTGCAAAACAGCGGTATTGTGGGCGCAGCTGCCTTGTATTACGATAACCAGAAATAA
- a CDS encoding MFS transporter, producing MKKNYYIVTLIMLTFFVISFLTNIIGPLSPEFIRDFKLSDAMAGLLPFAFFIAYGVMSIPSSMLVQKYNEKAIMVAAFVVAFLGSLLLAVYPNYLTAILSLFLIGCGMAMLQVVINPLLRTSGGEENYAFTSVLAQLIFGGASFVSPLVYSYMVKNMGSSKGGIFPLLEAHVPATMPWISLYWLFAVICLAMFVIMLISKFPKVELAHDEKAGPWKTHVDLFKKPVVIAYFIALFCYVGSEQGVSYWMSQFLFEYHKFDPQTTGANAVAYFWGLMTAGGILGLFLLKLMDSRKLLVIFTILALIFLSLGLFGGPQTSLYSFSIVGFFMSVMYPIIFSLALSSVAEDHGSFAGILVTGIIGGAVVQLLIGGLGSLFGLRQGMFFLYITFGYMLSIGFWAKPLVTNKTIFDNKA from the coding sequence ATGAAGAAAAACTACTACATCGTAACGCTGATCATGCTTACGTTTTTTGTTATTTCATTTTTAACCAATATCATAGGCCCGTTATCCCCCGAGTTTATCAGGGATTTTAAATTGAGCGATGCGATGGCCGGCTTATTGCCCTTCGCGTTTTTTATCGCTTACGGGGTAATGTCTATTCCGTCGAGTATGCTGGTTCAAAAGTATAACGAAAAAGCTATCATGGTAGCGGCCTTTGTGGTGGCGTTTCTGGGTTCGTTGTTACTTGCTGTTTATCCTAACTATTTAACTGCCATATTATCCTTGTTTTTAATTGGCTGCGGTATGGCCATGTTGCAGGTGGTGATCAACCCGCTGCTCCGTACATCTGGCGGGGAGGAGAATTATGCTTTTACATCGGTGCTGGCGCAATTGATATTTGGCGGGGCATCGTTTGTTAGTCCCCTGGTTTACTCTTACATGGTTAAAAATATGGGAAGCAGCAAAGGCGGGATTTTTCCGTTACTTGAAGCACATGTACCTGCAACTATGCCCTGGATCTCGTTGTACTGGTTATTCGCGGTGATTTGCCTGGCCATGTTTGTGATCATGCTGATATCTAAATTTCCGAAGGTTGAACTGGCACATGATGAAAAAGCCGGACCCTGGAAAACACACGTCGATCTGTTTAAAAAGCCGGTTGTGATAGCCTATTTCATCGCGCTGTTTTGCTACGTTGGCAGCGAGCAGGGGGTATCTTACTGGATGTCGCAATTTTTGTTTGAATATCACAAGTTTGATCCGCAAACTACAGGCGCCAACGCGGTAGCCTACTTTTGGGGATTGATGACAGCCGGCGGGATCCTGGGCTTGTTTTTACTTAAACTGATGGATAGCCGTAAATTACTGGTGATCTTCACTATCCTGGCGCTTATCTTCCTGTCTCTGGGTTTATTCGGCGGCCCGCAAACATCATTGTATTCATTTTCAATAGTTGGGTTCTTCATGTCGGTGATGTATCCTATCATATTTTCGCTGGCGCTAAGTTCTGTTGCCGAAGATCACGGTTCCTTTGCTGGGATCCTGGTTACGGGTATTATTGGTGGCGCGGTTGTTCAGTTATTGATAGGCGGATTGGGCAGTTTGTTTGGCTTGCGCCAAGGCATGTTTTTCCTGTATATCACATTTGGCTATATGCTGAGCATCGGATTTTGGGCTAAGCCATTGGTAACTAACAAAACTATTTTTGATAATAAAGCATAA
- a CDS encoding AI-2E family transporter encodes MTPKKEKELTYIEKVWHTVAIVALLVVVILVARVAFNVLLMVLSGALIATYFHGLGDLIERNTKMRRRYAMIISVVGSFLILIGLFYLMGTTIQHQIALLKDTLPHTVNNFKAKVASNPTGQQILDYFSGDNDPDKVVVTVQHFFSTGFGVLGDIYIILFLSIFFTTNPDVYKNGILMLLSDKKKPLGQDIMDRISLSLKGWLKGMLLSMVLLGVLLTTGLSIMGIPAALILALFAGMLKIIPNLGSVIAMIPGVLLALTVGTNTAIIVALIYVVSQTIVSNIVVPIVQNRMINLPPALTIISQVVMGTLSGVLGIILAVPIVAIIVILVDELYVKKLGDAEVIAH; translated from the coding sequence ATGACCCCAAAAAAAGAAAAAGAACTTACCTACATTGAAAAAGTATGGCATACCGTTGCCATTGTTGCCCTGTTGGTTGTGGTGATACTCGTAGCACGAGTAGCATTCAACGTACTGCTGATGGTATTATCCGGCGCGCTCATTGCCACTTATTTTCACGGCCTTGGCGACCTCATTGAGCGCAACACTAAAATGCGCAGAAGATACGCCATGATCATATCGGTAGTAGGTTCATTTTTAATTTTGATAGGGCTGTTTTACCTGATGGGCACCACCATACAGCACCAGATAGCATTATTAAAAGATACGTTACCGCATACAGTTAATAACTTTAAAGCCAAGGTGGCCTCAAACCCAACCGGGCAGCAGATACTTGATTATTTTTCGGGCGACAATGACCCGGATAAGGTGGTAGTTACTGTTCAGCATTTTTTCAGTACGGGTTTTGGGGTACTGGGTGATATTTATATCATCCTGTTTCTCAGTATTTTTTTTACTACTAATCCCGATGTTTATAAGAATGGTATTTTAATGCTGCTATCAGATAAGAAAAAGCCATTAGGGCAGGATATTATGGACAGGATCAGTCTTTCGTTGAAAGGCTGGCTTAAGGGGATGCTGCTGTCCATGGTACTACTGGGCGTGTTGCTTACAACCGGTTTAAGCATTATGGGGATCCCGGCGGCTTTAATACTGGCTTTGTTTGCAGGCATGCTGAAGATCATCCCGAATTTAGGTTCGGTGATAGCCATGATACCGGGCGTACTGCTTGCCCTTACCGTTGGTACCAACACAGCTATCATAGTAGCGTTAATTTACGTGGTGTCGCAAACTATTGTGAGCAATATTGTTGTGCCCATAGTTCAAAACCGGATGATTAACCTCCCACCTGCATTAACCATCATTAGCCAGGTGGTAATGGGAACGCTTTCGGGTGTGCTGGGCATTATACTCGCAGTGCCAATTGTAGCCATCATTGTAATTTTGGTGGATGAACTATATGTAAAAAAACTTGGCGATGCTGAAGTAATAGCCCATTGA
- a CDS encoding cation diffusion facilitator family transporter, with product MASSKKSIYSALIANLLIAITKFIAGVIGRSGSMISEGIHSLVDTANELLLLFGLYRSRKEPDKTHPFGYGKELYFWSFIVSIMIFGLGGGLSIYQGILHIREPEQLGDPTMSYIVLGLSIIFEGSSLIIALKEFNAIRGDQTWWDAVVKSKDPSTFLVMFEDSAAVAGLFIVGICMFLNHRYNIPVLDGIASLLVGLILVAVSAILARESRSLLMGEGISSESRIKITALVERDSAVLKVMHMLSTYQSPDEIILMLIVAFKEDLDTQQINEAIDRIRDCIKHEFSLVRFVLVQPETFSAEITETGSVL from the coding sequence ATGGCCTCATCAAAAAAATCGATATACAGCGCGCTCATCGCCAACCTGCTTATAGCGATAACCAAATTCATAGCGGGCGTTATCGGGCGAAGCGGATCAATGATTTCTGAAGGGATCCATTCGCTGGTTGATACTGCCAATGAATTGCTGTTATTGTTCGGCCTTTACCGTAGCCGGAAAGAGCCAGACAAAACGCACCCTTTTGGGTATGGAAAGGAGTTGTATTTCTGGTCGTTCATTGTCTCTATTATGATATTTGGTTTAGGCGGAGGGCTGTCCATTTACCAGGGCATTTTACACATCCGCGAGCCTGAGCAACTCGGCGACCCTACCATGAGCTATATCGTTTTGGGATTATCTATCATATTTGAAGGTTCATCGCTCATTATAGCCCTGAAAGAATTTAACGCGATCCGGGGCGATCAAACCTGGTGGGATGCCGTAGTGAAAAGCAAAGACCCATCAACTTTTTTGGTAATGTTTGAAGACAGCGCGGCTGTTGCAGGGCTTTTTATTGTTGGAATCTGCATGTTCCTGAACCATCGTTATAACATTCCTGTACTTGATGGCATAGCGTCTTTATTGGTTGGTCTGATATTGGTTGCCGTTTCGGCTATATTAGCCCGCGAAAGCCGAAGCTTGTTGATGGGTGAAGGGATTTCATCCGAATCGAGGATAAAAATCACAGCATTGGTTGAACGCGACAGTGCCGTTTTAAAAGTGATGCACATGCTATCAACCTATCAATCGCCTGATGAAATTATACTAATGCTGATCGTCGCTTTTAAGGAAGATCTCGACACCCAACAAATCAACGAAGCGATAGACCGCATCCGCGATTGTATTAAGCATGAGTTTAGCCTGGTACGTTTTGTTTTGGTACAGCCTGAAACATTTTCGGCAGAAATTACTGAAACAGGCAGCGTACTTTAA
- a CDS encoding SGNH/GDSL hydrolase family protein, with product MKNSILSTFILFIFCSLHSHAKTKVDTIYAADLQPIGRTLINNQHNLALITSGAHFGFSFKGNECAIYVSIADAGGHNYLQYELDGIYQKRIRVDGNLKEPIIIKTNSIGSHRIWIYKATEATSGALLFSKVAGEGVKSLSAPKLPLIEFIGNSITCGAAADDSEIPCGTGDYQDHHNAYMAYGPRVARALNVNFILSSVSGIGVYRTWNRDSPSMPLVYENANFQEKDSLKWDFKTYQPKIISIALGTNDMSNGDGSARAPFDTVRFVNDYVKFVQLVKSKYPKAQIALLSSPMIKGNSREILQRCLSRIKATADTTYPKDRPVATFFFEPMEAHGCSGHPSVADHQILAEELKPFFAGLLKQ from the coding sequence ATGAAAAACAGCATACTGTCTACCTTTATCTTATTTATCTTTTGCTCACTGCATAGCCATGCGAAAACCAAAGTTGATACTATTTACGCGGCTGATCTGCAACCTATCGGGCGTACGCTCATCAATAATCAGCATAACTTAGCGCTTATTACTTCAGGTGCTCACTTTGGCTTTAGCTTTAAGGGGAATGAGTGCGCGATATATGTAAGCATTGCGGATGCCGGTGGTCATAATTACCTACAATATGAACTTGACGGGATTTATCAAAAAAGGATCAGGGTTGACGGAAACTTAAAAGAGCCAATTATCATTAAGACCAATAGCATAGGTTCACATCGTATCTGGATTTATAAAGCAACGGAAGCAACCAGCGGTGCTTTGCTATTTTCAAAGGTCGCGGGCGAAGGCGTTAAAAGTTTATCTGCTCCCAAACTGCCGTTAATAGAATTTATAGGTAATAGTATTACCTGCGGAGCGGCAGCTGACGATTCGGAAATTCCATGCGGAACCGGTGATTACCAGGACCATCATAATGCCTACATGGCTTATGGCCCAAGGGTAGCAAGAGCATTAAATGTCAATTTTATTTTATCAAGCGTTAGCGGTATCGGCGTTTACCGCACCTGGAACAGGGATTCTCCTTCGATGCCGCTGGTATACGAAAACGCAAATTTTCAGGAAAAGGATTCGTTGAAATGGGATTTTAAAACCTATCAGCCTAAAATTATAAGCATTGCCTTAGGCACTAATGATATGAGTAATGGCGATGGTAGTGCAAGAGCCCCATTTGATACCGTACGATTTGTTAACGACTATGTAAAGTTTGTACAACTGGTTAAATCCAAATATCCAAAAGCTCAAATTGCCTTGCTTTCCAGTCCGATGATTAAAGGTAACTCAAGGGAGATATTACAACGATGTTTAAGCAGGATAAAAGCCACTGCTGACACCACCTATCCGAAAGACAGGCCTGTTGCAACTTTCTTTTTTGAACCGATGGAGGCTCATGGTTGTTCCGGGCACCCAAGCGTAGCCGATCATCAAATCTTAGCGGAAGAACTTAAACCGTTTTTTGCCGGTTTGCTAAAACAGTAG
- a CDS encoding mannose-1-phosphate guanylyltransferase, whose product MNKNYYAIILAGGIGSRFWPISRTSHPKQFIDIIGSGKTLIQDTYQRLSKTCPKENIFILTNENYTQLVKEQLPDITDQQILTEPVMRNTAPCIAYGCFKIESLNPDAVIVVAPSDQQILDEDAFVGSLEKSLETAAEHQCLVTLGIKPSRPDTGYGYIQYTDAVINNDFHKVKTFTEKPTLEVAKSFIQSGDFLWNAGIFVWSARAIVQAFETYMPDLHNIFADARPVYNTENEATHINQAYHHCVNTSIDYGIMEKADNVYVLPSDFGWSDLGTWASIYELSEKAEAGNAVIPNEKVIMYNSSDCMVNMPDGKLVILQGLNNYIVVEANNTLLICPRDQEQSVKQIVADVKSRFGVEYV is encoded by the coding sequence ATGAACAAAAACTATTACGCGATAATTTTAGCAGGGGGTATCGGAAGCCGGTTTTGGCCAATAAGCCGTACATCGCACCCCAAACAATTTATAGATATTATTGGCAGCGGAAAAACATTGATACAGGATACGTATCAGCGGCTTTCCAAAACATGCCCAAAAGAAAACATCTTCATATTAACTAATGAAAACTATACCCAACTGGTAAAGGAGCAGTTGCCGGATATAACAGATCAGCAGATCCTGACTGAACCCGTAATGCGAAATACCGCTCCCTGTATAGCTTACGGATGTTTTAAGATAGAAAGCCTGAACCCGGACGCGGTAATTGTTGTAGCTCCTTCCGATCAGCAGATCCTTGATGAAGACGCCTTTGTAGGCTCGCTCGAAAAATCATTGGAGACCGCTGCAGAACACCAATGCCTGGTAACGTTGGGTATCAAGCCGTCAAGACCGGATACGGGTTACGGCTATATTCAATATACAGACGCTGTTATAAACAATGATTTTCATAAGGTAAAAACCTTTACCGAAAAGCCAACCCTTGAGGTTGCCAAAAGCTTTATTCAAAGCGGCGATTTTTTATGGAACGCGGGGATTTTTGTTTGGTCGGCCAGGGCGATAGTGCAGGCATTTGAAACCTATATGCCCGATCTGCACAATATTTTTGCTGATGCACGGCCGGTGTACAATACAGAAAATGAAGCCACTCACATTAACCAGGCTTATCACCACTGTGTTAATACATCTATCGACTACGGTATTATGGAGAAGGCGGATAATGTTTATGTATTGCCATCTGATTTTGGTTGGAGCGATCTGGGAACCTGGGCATCTATATATGAATTGTCCGAAAAGGCTGAGGCCGGCAACGCGGTAATCCCAAACGAAAAGGTGATCATGTATAACTCATCTGATTGTATGGTAAATATGCCCGACGGTAAGCTGGTGATACTACAGGGTTTAAACAATTACATAGTAGTCGAAGCCAACAATACGTTACTTATCTGCCCCCGCGATCAGGAGCAAAGCGTAAAACAAATTGTTGCTGATGTGAAAAGCAGGTTTGGCGTGGAGTATGTTTAA